From a region of the Salvelinus alpinus chromosome 2, SLU_Salpinus.1, whole genome shotgun sequence genome:
- the LOC139550032 gene encoding zinc finger and SCAN domain-containing protein 31-like, with protein MRSISYSLVNEEEVCWTEKEALVKEAKEEEAITVKQEGEGEVVTVKKEDKDVTVKEDAFRLKEDVTVKDEEEDGEMTVTSKKEEEEEEETGFLGSVSQTHLKASNGSNDERALVNTREIRDYRGSSGEPQQPHDADEAEKSLSRSEHLNKHLQRSTGKRTHCCSDCGKRFTSSGIKIHQKTHKGEKPYS; from the exons ATGAGGTCAATAAGCTACTCTCTTGTTAATgaagaggaggtctgctggacggagaaagaagctctcgtcAAAGAGGCgaaggaagaggaggctatcacagtaaaacaagaaggaGAGGGTGAGGTTGTTACAGTGAAAAAAGAAGataaagacgttacagtgaaagaagacgcgttcagattgaaagaggatgttacagtaaaagacgAGGAAGAGGatggggagatgactgtcacatcgaaaaaggaggaggaagaagaggaggaaactggatTTCTGGGCtcggtttcccaaacgcatcttaaggcatccaatggttctaacgatgaacggGCCCTGGTTAACAcaa gagagatacgggactatcgtggatcctctggggagcctcaacaacctcatgatgctgacgaggcagagaagagtctctccagatcagaacacctcaataaacacctgcagagatccacagggaagagaactcactgctgctctgactgtgggaagagattcacctcatcaggcattaaaattcatcagaaaacacacaaaggagagaaaccttatagctga